Genomic segment of Kibdelosporangium phytohabitans:
GTGGGCCTCGCACAACCAGCCGCCGATGCAGGGCCGGATCCGCAAGCTCTACCGGCCGGGCGTGCTGCTCGACCCGACGAGCGCGCAGCACGCGCGGCACGTGGCCGCGACGGGCGCGGAGGTGCGGATCACCACCCGTGACCTGAACGAGGCGATCATCGTCGACCGGCGGGTGGCGATCATCGCGGGCGGTGACCGGACGTTCACCGTGGTCTGGATCCCCGGCGTGGTGCAGGGCGTGCTGACGCTCTTCAACCAGGTGTGGGGCGAGGCGGCGAGCCTCGAGGACTACGAGCGGGCCTACGGCGAGCTGTGGGCGGTCGCGCCCCGCATCCTGGAGCTGCTCGGCTCGGGCGCGCCGGACGACGGCGCGGCGCGGGCGATGGGTATCTCCTTACGGACCTACCGCCGCCGGGTGGACGACCTGATGGCGACGCTGGGAGCCAGCTCCCGGTTCCAGGCCGGAGCCAGAGCCCGGGAACTGGGCCTCATCTGACCAACCTCGTGAGTGTTTTGGCCGGTTAGAACCGGCCAAAACACTCACGAGGGTCTACCAGTCCAGGAACACGCGTTCCTGCGTGATCGGGTAGCCCGCGCGCCGGAAGTTCGCGGCCATCGGGTGGTTGGTCACGTCCGTGTCCGCTTGGATCTGCGCCGCGCCCGCTTCGACCAGCAGGTGGGTGCACTCCACGAGCAGGTCGTAGGCGTAGCCGTGGCCGCGCTGGCCGGGCACGACGCCGATGAACCCGACGACCGGGCCGACGAAGTTCTTCGTCGGGATGGTGATGCCGACGAGGTCACCGTCCGGTGCGTACGCCAGCTTCCACCACTCGCGCGGGCCGGGGAACCACTTCAGGTCCTCCAGTTCCGAACGCGCGGCCTGCTCCGGCGTCATCGTCCTGAGGTCGGCGACCTTGTGGGCGTCCAGGCTGCCGCGCTGCACGGCGGCGAGGACTTCGACGATCACCTCGTCGTCGGGTTCCTCGCGGAACTCCAGCCGCTGCGGCCGCGGTGGCAGGCCGTCGGCCGTGGTCCACGTGTAGCGCAGCCGTTCGACGACCGGCTTCATCCCCGCCTTCAGCGCGACGTCGATCCGGGACTGACCCGCCTCTGCGGTCACCGGGTCGTCCCGCCAGTTCGACG
This window contains:
- a CDS encoding response regulator transcription factor, which codes for METRAGVVVLRGHRELYQRTWHLFDKAREVTFAACDVRTWASHNQPPMQGRIRKLYRPGVLLDPTSAQHARHVAATGAEVRITTRDLNEAIIVDRRVAIIAGGDRTFTVVWIPGVVQGVLTLFNQVWGEAASLEDYERAYGELWAVAPRILELLGSGAPDDGAARAMGISLRTYRRRVDDLMATLGASSRFQAGARARELGLI
- a CDS encoding GNAT family N-acetyltransferase; this translates as MTDLVIRALNQGEEHLFTGYDRPDVVGFALFGRTYADYLAKNEYRPEWTWVALRGDRVVARAAWWGGPEDTEPMTLDWFDFDDAEAGEALLRAAPFKVEYCLALPSNWRDDPVTAEAGQSRIDVALKAGMKPVVERLRYTWTTADGLPPRPQRLEFREEPDDEVIVEVLAAVQRGSLDAHKVADLRTMTPEQAARSELEDLKWFPGPREWWKLAYAPDGDLVGITIPTKNFVGPVVGFIGVVPGQRGHGYAYDLLVECTHLLVEAGAAQIQADTDVTNHPMAANFRRAGYPITQERVFLDW